Genomic DNA from Theobroma cacao cultivar B97-61/B2 chromosome 3, Criollo_cocoa_genome_V2, whole genome shotgun sequence:
CAAAAACATATTAGAGGTTTAGGATTATTACGCATTTGACATTCATGTATTGTTGTTTCtgaacaattaataaattaagtctattttgaatcatttgatcaaatgttgttaattaattagggcACATATCTAAGGTAATTATTGTCACCTGGCTTTATAGATTATTCCTCTCACATGGGATAATCGCCCCAATGCTTCGATAGTGTGTGGGATGAGACTTAAACGATCACAAGGTACCAAGCGTTTTGTGATCTCCTTGTCACATGAGTTGTGAGCAAGGATCTTAGTAATGTCACATTGACTCAGAGTCAGATTGAGGCTCGTAAAAGTCAAACATGGAGATTATTCATATTCCATGGAGCCAGTGATAGCCGGATTTGAATCTTAGGGGATTCAAGTCAATCCTTTTGTAGGAATTGGACCGAGATCTGTATAGTGGTTTTGACATGACAAACTCTAAATAAAAGATCCACCATAACATACATTTTATACTGTATGTGCTATTAGTCGACCGATGGAAGGGAGTGATTGAATAGATCCCTACTTCATCACTGTGTGAACCCTAAGGACTTATGTAGTCCAAATTTTATACCCTTTGGACTTAGATCTATGATATGAAGTTGAGATTTGGTGTTGTTACTTTAGCATAATTTCTAAGGGTTAAAAATGATATGATCTAGCGGAGCATGACTAGGAAAGCAGTTAGATCTCAATGGATTGACATGAGTATCCAAAGAAGAGTCATTATACATCTCACATACATGGTCTATAACTCATTACCCGAGTGGTTATAAAAAACATTGGTTGTTAGATATAACCATGAGCTTCAACACATAAAGAGATTCTGCATAGCTCTTACATGTAGGAGGGATCAAAGATGCAAAATCTTGTGTGATTAAAATGACTTGGGGTATGACGAGAACTCGAGTGATGTTATGTTAGTAAGATGGTAACTTAATATCTCACTGCTCATCGGTACCTTTATTTTCTCGTTGGCCGCACGTTCCATTTTCCCTTTATGACAATGAATGGAGAATGAGTTAAATTGAGAATGGTATAAGTTGATGCCAATGTGTACGAGTGGGAGATGTTGCATTTAAATGTGGTGCGTCCACATGAAATgcaactttattaattatttgtggATAATTAACTAATATTCAATTGATTAATATTAGATATTGTTCTGATAtaacttaattgaataattaataataaatgttTGAGATaggattaatttaaatttaatttatttaaatttaaattatctatccattgtatttaaatttaatttgtttaaatttaaataaggattaattatttttaaatttaatttgtttaaatttaaatataatatccTATTTTTATATCCCTAATACATCTATAAATAGTGAATAGACGTACGAGTTTCAAGACACAGAAAAAGAGTGAATGCAAGTTCTTCTGTAAgtcagaaaaacaaaaaaactcttttctcccttttttctttctctttattcTTGAGGCACCATCAAAAGCTAAAGGGTTTTGGAACGTGTAATTCCTTGTGAAGGGCTCTAGTAGCCACTCCATAACAATGAGAGTGAAGAAATTGTTGTGTGCACGAAAGAAGATTTGTAAGGCAAGCTTCTTCGATTAGAAAATGAGTGGTATATTTTGTTGAAAAGGTAAACTCACATCCCAACAATTTCAAAGCCCATAAGGCACTACGAACTAGGTTTATGTCTTGGGATCTTTGCtcttttttctaataaaaaaactatGTTGTTGATGTTATTCAAGACTTTTGATTGTCAATGTTGCTAGCCCAGTAgtcatataataaaaaatctatAATAGTGATCTTGGAAGGGTTACTTTTAGATGCTTCTTATCCTCTAGTGACTAATCATCTTGGGTTATTGTTATATTACAGTTGTGCTTTAGTTGAACTAAGGAAATTAAGGTTAGGGCATCAGTTCTAATTGTACTATTTTCGTGAGATATAAAATAAAGCCAAGTGAATAATGCAATAAGTAGTAGGATTCTATTATTATCTTTAAACTAATGCATAGTTTTAGCAAACAAGGGTTTTGTAGCTTTAAACTAGAGTTTGAAATTTGTGAAATTTATACAGCAAACTAAGCAACTTTACATTTTAGAAGGTATTTTTTATTGCAAATTCACTTTCaaatttataagaaaagttgaagatcataaaatttttataatttaactGACAGTGGATATAAGATGATTCAAATGacgaaaatatttttgatagtttatttaaataataaaaaatattttaaacagaaaaaattttctttcaataaattattttacgATTATTACCTTAGATATATGGTTTTGGTGGTAAACTACAGATGAAGGAGAACACGTTTGCTAATTGCTCCCGAAGACTTTGATTGCTCCATGCAAAAGAAATATGGGGGCGTGTTCTCTTCCAGAATAACCTGGTCATGGATTTTAGGATAGGGTATATAAGTCAGAAAcgtatttaaattaattaagagatCAGTGACCGAGAATTTGTTACCATCTATCTATGTCTGTTGATCGTATTTGCTACGACACGTGCAAAAGAGATGTACCTTATCTTGGTTGAAATACGAATGGTGGACATGAATAGTTAGTTATTACATGATGTTACTCTGTTTTGGCATTATTTTGCTCTTTCACGGGTGAGTGACATTGAAACCAAAGCCGTATAAACCATATAAACATAATGAGAGTTGAATCACCAGACTTGCAAGGTTGAGAATCCTCTTTATTCGAAGCCGTTAAGCTGAGATGCGTTTAAGACTTGTTGTCATGCGATAGCTTCCGGGTTTACTTCTGATGAAACTGACACAATCAGCTCATATTTCACTGCAGTCTAAATTGAGTTTGGGGAAATTTGGGCAAAGTGCATTGATGTGAACATTAAATTGCTTCTGAGTGATTTTCAATAGGCTCCCTTTAGCTCTTTAGAAACTGTTAATAACACAGAAGAAGCTGGTTTTGATGCTACAAACCAAAGATCAAAGCAGCTGTAGAAGAGGAACTCCCAAAGTATCTAGATTGGTAAAGTCAGATAATGTCCATTCAAGCGataaattttttccttttccttccaCTTCAACATAGCAAAATCTCACTatagtgagaaaaaaaaaattccattagAAAATAGATCAAAAGAATGGTGGGTTGGCCCGACAGGTATGGCATGGGCTTGCTGTCCTGTTTCTCCTCGAGTCTCgttataatattttacatcACTCCCATCCCTAGTATCAAAGATATTACTAATTacgaataaaaaattaatcttttaactcaatattatcaaatttgaaatatttatcattaaatacaaaatttacttttcaatacatcctttttaataattttttttaaactattaGAGAAATAAagtgtttaataaaaatagattttacttcaagagaaaaatttataagttttaagACAGATACAACTTTAAATTTTCAGatcttcaaatcaaaattttttaggttgttttgtctcaaattaaggttttgaaaaaaatgatgaataaatttttttaaaaagagaatagtcttaaattaaaaaaataatataaaaaatatttatatcttCAAATATTTACGATGAGAAGCATTAATCGAAGGAATATCCGACGGCACAAACACTTTCTATAAGTAGCGAAACACTTGATGAGCGCCTAACGCTATAAATACCATAATCTCCAAAACCCTAGACCTTGCTAATTATACTTCACACAAAGTAGCTGCCGTAGCAGAGCACCCGCGTAGCTCCTCTGTCCGTCGCTGGTAAtatatagatttatatttcTTCAATCTCCTTTACTTCATCCCAATCTTATCTTCTAATTACATTTGGATCTGTTGGAGTCTCAATTCTTTTATACCCAATCCGTGATTGACTGATTATTTCCATCTGATTTAGCTACAGCTTGAGTCATTGTTTCGtaatttcatttcactttGATTTTGACACTTATCTGCTTAATAGTTTTAATTTCAGAAACAAGCCGCATACCTATTTTGTTCGTTATGGCAGTCGCATTCTACGATCTGGGCTCTGCTGCTGGCTTGAAAAAGCTTGATGAGTCCCTCCTCACTCGCAGTTACATCACTGGGTAATTTTCCCAaaccattaattattttatttgctgTTTTTAACTTTGATCTTGGTTAATTTGGTATCTTCCCTAATTTATTGATCCTTGCAGATACCAAGCTTCGAAGGATGACATCACCGTCTATGTAGCTCTCTCGGGGCCTCCATCCTCCTGCTACGTGAACATTTCTCGGTGGTACAACCACATCGACGCCCTTTTGAGGATCTcgtaagtttttttttcctaccTGTGGTGTAACTATAAGTTTATCGATCTGGGAGTAGAATGTGTAACAGAACTCTActgtatttgtttttttagagGTGTTTCTGGAGAAGGGTGTGGTGTGACTGTTGAGGGATGTGCTCCTGCAGAGGCTGTTGCCACTCCTCCAGCTGAGGATTCAAAGGCAAGTATTAAGTATCTCTGCTTATATGCTGTTTGAATTTAGTAAGTTGGGCTATTTGATGCTTGGCTGATTCGCTAGTTGCTTGGATATATTATGCAATTTGCAGGCTGCAGCtgctgaagaagatgatgatgatgacgaCGTGGATCTGTTTGGTGAAGAGACTGAGGAGGAAAAGAAGGCTGCAGAAGAACGTGCAGCTGCCTTGAAGGCCTCTAGCAAGAAGAAGGAATGTGAGCCCTACGACGATTAGTGTTTTcctatttgtt
This window encodes:
- the LOC18605087 gene encoding elongation factor 1-delta, whose product is MAVAFYDLGSAAGLKKLDESLLTRSYITGYQASKDDITVYVALSGPPSSCYVNISRWYNHIDALLRISGVSGEGCGVTVEGCAPAEAVATPPAEDSKAAAAEEDDDDDDVDLFGEETEEEKKAAEERAAALKASSKKKESGKSSVLLDVKPWDDETDMKKLEEAVRNIKMEGLLWGASKLVPVGYGIKKLQIMLTIVDDLVSVDDLIEEHLTTEPTNEYVQSCDIVAFNKI